One window of the Vigna radiata var. radiata cultivar VC1973A chromosome 1, Vradiata_ver6, whole genome shotgun sequence genome contains the following:
- the LOC106766237 gene encoding Niemann-Pick C1 protein-like, translating into MTTTFCLQLILATVPNNGNSTSPRIVSENNIKFLFEIQKKVDAIRANYSGSMVSLQDICMKPLDKDCATQSVLQYFKMDPKNFDDYGGVEHLIYCFEHYSSADQCMSAFKAPLDPSTVLGGFSGK; encoded by the exons atgACAACCACTTTTTGTTTACAGCTCATACTGGCAACAGTTCCAAATAATGGAAATAGTACATCACCAAGAATTGTGTCAGAGAACAACATTAAGTTTCTGTTCGAAATACAGAAAAAG GTTGATGCAATTCGTGCTAATTATTCTGGTTCGATGGTATCTTTGCAAGACATCTGTATGAAGCCACTGGATAAAGATTGTGCCACTCAAAGTGTCCTACAG TACTTCAAAATGGATCCCAAAAATTTTGATGATTACGGGGGAGTTGAGCATCTCATTTACTGTTTCGAG CATTATTCCTCAGCAGACCAATGTATGAGTGCATTTAAAGCTCCACTTGATCCAAGCACTGTATTAGGAGGATTTTCTGGAAAATGA